The following are encoded together in the Oscillatoria sp. FACHB-1407 genome:
- a CDS encoding efflux RND transporter periplasmic adaptor subunit, with product MVLTLKRSNLLARDRVAGTCLSLLLLTTSAEVLAHTGHGDEFHQNQSAQPSGAIEVDNATADRIGLKIEPVTRQALAFGVQATGQIEASPSLRVEVTNPVGGTVVRLLVEPGDTVTAGQPLAVITSGELAELRVTALENSAERQGDVQQAQANLRLAQQTYERQRQIAQTAINQARTELRVAQEQYDRDQELTEQGAIPRREFLESEAHLASARQALTAAESQLDVLEARTEVERAQTAVQVAQSRAQLSAGTYRTRLQQLGAEANPDGTITIKAPIAGTIADREVTLGQSAEDAGATLMTIVDDRTVLATANIYEKDLSQVSQGQRVRVTVSSLPDQIFEGRIITIGSVVEGENRVVPVRAELDNADGTLKPGMFAELEVLTDRTPEPVVVIPQSALVEANGQQLVFVQNGNSFQPVEVVLGRQAGNLIEVQSGLFEGDRIVTQRANQLYAQSLRGGGASEEAEPEVTQASVAGGALPWWVVIPAGGLLAIATFAAGAFWSNRRNQRHLTSAITALEHLEDSQNGHHATLGNQSTLIHSADPHHRDAEVPTPPHQHH from the coding sequence ATGGTTCTCACTCTGAAACGCTCTAATCTACTGGCGAGAGATCGCGTCGCTGGAACGTGTCTTAGCTTACTGTTATTGACAACTTCAGCCGAAGTATTGGCTCATACAGGACATGGAGATGAGTTCCACCAAAACCAATCGGCTCAACCCTCGGGGGCGATCGAGGTCGATAATGCAACCGCAGACCGAATCGGGCTGAAAATAGAACCTGTCACTCGTCAAGCCCTGGCATTTGGCGTGCAGGCAACTGGGCAAATTGAGGCTTCTCCAAGTCTCAGAGTAGAGGTCACAAATCCCGTTGGCGGAACGGTGGTCAGACTACTGGTGGAACCAGGAGATACCGTCACAGCAGGACAACCTCTGGCCGTGATTACAAGTGGTGAACTGGCAGAACTGCGCGTTACAGCGTTAGAAAATTCCGCAGAGCGACAGGGCGATGTGCAGCAGGCTCAAGCCAATTTACGGTTAGCCCAACAGACTTACGAACGCCAGCGGCAAATTGCCCAGACTGCCATTAATCAGGCAAGAACAGAATTAAGAGTCGCGCAAGAGCAGTACGATCGCGATCAAGAACTCACAGAACAGGGAGCTATCCCCAGGCGAGAATTCTTAGAATCAGAAGCTCATCTGGCATCAGCACGGCAAGCCCTAACTGCCGCAGAAAGCCAGTTAGACGTGCTGGAAGCTCGAACCGAAGTAGAGCGTGCCCAAACGGCTGTGCAAGTGGCTCAATCTCGCGCTCAGCTCAGTGCAGGCACCTACAGGACTCGATTGCAACAATTGGGTGCAGAGGCAAACCCAGACGGCACGATTACTATCAAAGCTCCAATCGCAGGAACAATTGCCGATCGCGAAGTCACACTAGGGCAGTCGGCAGAAGATGCAGGGGCAACCTTGATGACGATCGTGGACGATCGCACCGTCCTCGCAACTGCCAACATTTACGAAAAAGATTTGAGCCAGGTTTCTCAAGGTCAACGAGTGCGGGTCACGGTATCAAGCCTTCCCGATCAAATCTTTGAAGGACGGATTATCACCATTGGATCGGTGGTGGAAGGAGAAAATCGAGTCGTACCCGTCCGAGCAGAATTAGACAATGCAGATGGAACACTGAAGCCAGGGATGTTTGCGGAGTTAGAGGTACTCACCGATCGCACCCCAGAACCCGTTGTTGTGATTCCTCAGTCAGCACTGGTTGAGGCAAACGGTCAGCAACTTGTGTTTGTCCAAAATGGCAACAGCTTCCAGCCTGTCGAGGTCGTACTGGGTCGGCAAGCAGGGAATTTAATTGAAGTGCAAAGTGGGTTATTTGAGGGCGATCGCATCGTCACCCAACGCGCCAATCAACTCTACGCTCAATCCTTACGGGGTGGGGGAGCCTCTGAGGAAGCTGAACCAGAGGTCACGCAAGCCAGTGTCGCCGGGGGAGCATTGCCCTGGTGGGTTGTCATTCCGGCAGGCGGATTACTGGCGATCGCTACCTTTGCGGCTGGAGCTTTCTGGTCAAATCGGCGGAATCAGAGACACCTGACATCAGCGATTACTGCCCTGGAACATCTAGAAGATTCTCAGAATGGGCATCATGCAACCCTAGGCAACCAGTCTACCCTGATACATTCAGCAGACCCACACCACCGAGATGCGGAAGTCCCTACACCCCCGCACCAGCACCATTAA
- the rppA gene encoding two-component system response regulator RppA has protein sequence MRVLLVEDEPDLGAALERSLKREKYVVDWVKDGTEAWQFLENGWNQYTVAIFDWLLPGLSGIELCQRLRAKQSPLPVLMLTARDRMEDRVKGLDAGADDYLIKPFGMAELLARLRALQRRSLQIQPPQLQVGNLLLDYGTSTVAITTSTGKLQNIPLTTKEFQLLEYFMQHPNQILSRDQIISRIWQAEADFNSNVVAAQMRLLRRKLTEYGYDHLIETVYGMGYKLNTYET, from the coding sequence ATGCGCGTTCTATTGGTTGAAGATGAACCTGATCTGGGAGCAGCACTGGAGCGATCGCTCAAGCGCGAAAAATATGTTGTGGATTGGGTGAAGGATGGCACAGAAGCGTGGCAATTCCTGGAGAACGGCTGGAACCAGTACACCGTTGCCATCTTTGACTGGCTCCTACCGGGATTATCTGGAATTGAACTGTGCCAACGCCTCCGAGCCAAGCAAAGTCCCCTTCCAGTCCTGATGCTCACCGCTCGCGATCGCATGGAAGATCGGGTCAAAGGGCTGGATGCCGGAGCCGATGATTATTTAATCAAACCCTTCGGCATGGCAGAACTGTTGGCACGACTGCGGGCATTGCAGCGGCGATCGCTGCAAATCCAACCGCCCCAGCTACAGGTGGGCAACCTCCTGCTGGACTATGGAACCTCAACCGTTGCAATTACGACCTCCACCGGAAAACTCCAAAATATTCCCCTCACTACCAAAGAATTCCAACTACTGGAATACTTTATGCAGCACCCCAACCAGATTCTTTCGCGTGACCAGATTATTAGCCGAATCTGGCAAGCAGAAGCAGACTTTAACAGTAATGTAGTTGCGGCTCAAATGCGGTTACTGCGGCGAAAATTAACTGAGTATGGCTACGATCACCTGATTGAAACCGTTTACGGCATGGGCTATAAGCTCAACACCTATGAAACATAG
- a CDS encoding isochorismate lyase, protein MKTPNQCESMVDIRAEIDRLDRQVVALLGQRFAYVKAASKFKTSETTVRAPERLQAMLRQRRGWAEEEGLDADVIEKMYQDLVNYFIDEEMKHWKQSETK, encoded by the coding sequence ATGAAGACACCCAATCAATGTGAGAGTATGGTGGACATTCGAGCCGAAATCGATCGGTTAGACCGTCAAGTTGTTGCGCTCCTGGGTCAGCGTTTTGCCTATGTCAAAGCTGCCTCTAAATTTAAGACGAGTGAAACGACAGTTAGAGCACCGGAACGCTTGCAAGCAATGTTGCGGCAACGTCGAGGCTGGGCAGAAGAGGAAGGATTAGATGCTGATGTAATCGAGAAGATGTATCAGGATTTAGTTAACTACTTCATTGATGAAGAAATGAAGCATTGGAAACAATCCGAAACTAAGTAG
- a CDS encoding beta-propeller fold lactonase family protein codes for MKLLKFKILRRSLWAALGLVVALVGFGLLQLIEPVSIAPIAQGQTPQFTGRALLVASDADMVATAYADAKLDRVAGIEDTLTTIALPLNPERPTISPIQVSNSVMSWPQIIAVSPNGNFAYVAEVRSRPADGIQEFSTIDEMPEGESITVVDISDLQQPRIVQTVDVGRNPKHLSISPNGELLAINLEEEGRELVIAQIQPDGRLGRMEGFAIAQDFPRSNIPEAAVWHPSGNFIAVTTTNDEMVGELIASVVFYQVVQSGQTVEIQPYDRPLPVGNRLSHARFTADGRFLLVPDLKWRMYGVRELNFLANPKGEMIAIRFEPETNRPLEVVSRAEVGLSPEGFALNPDNTLIATVNMRRTYFSPNFPPAWRGKPYSSLSLVRFNPQTGQLTTIEEYGFEGLLPEQATFDATGKSLAVVVYNYREQSPRTGAVEFWNVVSGSQPRLERTGFQLDVVRGAHDIVLVP; via the coding sequence ATGAAACTTCTCAAATTCAAGATTCTACGCCGATCGCTGTGGGCAGCTTTAGGGCTTGTAGTTGCCCTTGTGGGGTTTGGTCTGCTGCAATTGATTGAACCCGTCAGCATTGCTCCGATCGCCCAGGGACAAACTCCACAGTTTACTGGACGTGCACTGCTAGTTGCTTCCGATGCAGATATGGTCGCAACCGCTTATGCCGATGCAAAACTCGATCGCGTTGCTGGCATCGAAGATACGCTCACAACCATTGCCTTACCACTCAATCCTGAACGCCCAACTATTTCACCGATCCAGGTTTCCAACTCGGTGATGTCATGGCCTCAAATTATTGCAGTCTCACCCAATGGAAATTTTGCCTATGTAGCAGAGGTGCGATCGCGCCCAGCAGACGGCATTCAGGAATTCAGCACGATCGATGAAATGCCAGAGGGTGAAAGCATCACTGTCGTGGATATCAGCGATCTTCAGCAACCGAGAATTGTACAAACTGTGGACGTTGGCAGAAATCCAAAACATCTAAGTATCAGCCCAAATGGTGAACTGTTAGCGATCAATTTGGAAGAGGAAGGACGAGAACTGGTTATTGCCCAGATTCAGCCCGACGGAAGATTGGGAAGGATGGAAGGGTTTGCGATCGCCCAAGATTTCCCTCGCTCAAATATTCCAGAAGCCGCAGTTTGGCACCCTTCAGGGAATTTCATTGCTGTCACCACAACCAACGATGAAATGGTAGGCGAATTGATTGCTTCTGTTGTTTTCTATCAAGTTGTGCAATCAGGGCAAACAGTTGAAATTCAACCCTACGATCGCCCTTTACCTGTGGGCAATCGTCTCAGTCATGCCCGGTTCACGGCAGATGGACGATTTTTGCTAGTGCCTGATTTGAAATGGCGGATGTATGGTGTACGCGAGTTGAATTTTTTAGCGAATCCTAAAGGTGAAATGATCGCGATTCGCTTTGAACCTGAAACGAATAGACCTCTGGAAGTTGTCTCTAGAGCCGAAGTTGGACTCAGCCCCGAAGGATTTGCCCTCAACCCTGATAACACGTTGATTGCAACAGTGAATATGCGTCGCACCTACTTCAGTCCCAATTTTCCTCCGGCTTGGCGTGGTAAGCCTTACAGTTCGCTGTCACTGGTGCGGTTCAATCCTCAAACAGGTCAACTTACAACGATTGAAGAGTATGGCTTTGAAGGATTATTGCCAGAACAAGCTACTTTTGATGCAACTGGAAAATCTCTCGCTGTTGTTGTCTATAACTATCGTGAACAAAGCCCACGTACAGGTGCGGTTGAGTTTTGGAATGTGGTTTCAGGCAGCCAACCCAGATTGGAGCGAACTGGCTTTCAACTGGATGTGGTTCGGGGTGCCCATGATATTGTTCTGGTTCCATAG
- a CDS encoding efflux RND transporter permease subunit, with protein sequence MLNAIIKWAIARRWLVILGAMVLTIWIVRTVTQMPLDVFPSFAPPQVEIQTEAPGLAPEEVESLVTLPIESAINGTPGVTDVRSASAAGISVVKVIFTWDTDIYQARQLVTERLQQAQDKIPENVETPQISPITSPISTVMMVAFRVDETAPAASRTSLMELRRIADWQITNRLLAVPGVSQVVVYGGEVQQYQVLVDPQKLQAFDVSLQDVTEAVEAANVNAPGGFLVTPDKETLIRGIGRLETIDDLQQSVITARNGTPIRLSDVATVQIGAALQRGDSSLNGQPAVVVMVNKQPLADTPTVAHGIESAMQEIQAGLPEDIQVDITFSQDKYIDASIENVRAALIEGSIIVALILIPFLMNWRNLLVCLVALPLSLLIGVLALNWLGQGLNTMTLGGLAVAIGSAVDDAIVDAENVYRALRENKYSAHPRPVLEVVLEGCQEVRDSVFGATIITVVVFSPVFALGGVEGSIFIPMGLGYMVAVLASSVTALTVTPALCAILLPHGHLPETEPWVARFFKGLYQPILDFSLRRSRLILAIAASTLVAALIIVPSLGREFLPEFQEENLVNTLMLYPGSSLEATNSAGFAIQDALKDDPRFRYVQLRSGRAPGDSDAAAVNTAHLDVDLSEEGLKDREGSIEKLREEFAKLPGVAPNIGGFISHRMDEVLSGVRSAIAVKIFGPDLEQLRSLGQEVEAIMQTVEGVVDLQLEPQIPIEQIQIQFDRAAAGRYGLTVGELSNTIETALNGRVVSQVLEQQQTFDLVVWLEPEARNNLDTIGNLLIDTPTGQKIPLAQVAQIRTGTGPNTINRENVSRLIVVAANADGRDVRSVVNEIRSKVAEQVQFPAGYFPQYGGQFEAEERATQNILVFSAIAFVVITVIMYLSVKSVASTAMIMINLPLALVGGVFSVALTGGVISVASLVGFVTLFGVATRNGLLLVDNYNTKFAQGVPLRQALVKGSMERLNAILMTAFTSALGLLPLVISGGPGKEILQPLSIVVLGGLFTSTALTLMVLPALYARFGKLLMPKSNPSQSVQPAFSEEITSHARSIG encoded by the coding sequence ATGCTCAATGCCATTATCAAATGGGCGATCGCACGTCGCTGGCTCGTCATCTTAGGCGCGATGGTATTAACGATTTGGATCGTTCGCACCGTGACGCAGATGCCGCTGGATGTGTTTCCCAGCTTTGCTCCACCCCAGGTGGAAATTCAAACGGAAGCCCCGGGTTTGGCTCCAGAAGAAGTGGAATCCCTGGTGACGTTGCCGATCGAAAGCGCGATTAATGGCACTCCTGGCGTGACGGATGTTCGCTCTGCTTCTGCGGCTGGAATTTCGGTTGTTAAGGTGATTTTCACCTGGGATACCGACATTTACCAGGCACGCCAACTTGTAACGGAGCGATTACAGCAGGCTCAGGACAAGATCCCTGAGAACGTTGAAACACCTCAAATTTCTCCGATCACATCCCCGATTAGCACGGTGATGATGGTTGCCTTCAGAGTGGACGAGACGGCACCAGCAGCATCTCGTACCTCTTTAATGGAACTGCGCCGTATTGCCGATTGGCAAATTACGAATCGATTACTGGCGGTTCCGGGCGTGTCTCAGGTGGTGGTCTATGGCGGAGAAGTCCAGCAGTATCAGGTGTTGGTTGATCCGCAAAAGCTCCAGGCGTTTGATGTGTCGTTGCAGGACGTGACAGAAGCCGTTGAAGCCGCAAATGTTAATGCACCGGGAGGTTTCCTGGTTACCCCAGACAAAGAAACCCTGATCCGCGGCATTGGGCGGTTAGAAACGATTGATGACTTGCAGCAATCCGTGATTACGGCTCGCAATGGGACACCGATTCGCCTGTCCGATGTGGCAACGGTGCAGATTGGGGCAGCCCTCCAGCGAGGCGATAGCAGCCTGAATGGACAACCTGCTGTTGTGGTCATGGTGAACAAACAGCCCCTTGCCGACACACCCACTGTCGCGCATGGGATTGAGTCTGCCATGCAAGAGATTCAAGCAGGATTACCGGAAGATATTCAAGTCGATATCACCTTCAGTCAGGACAAATACATTGATGCATCCATTGAAAATGTTCGAGCCGCATTGATTGAAGGCAGCATTATTGTTGCCTTAATTCTGATTCCCTTCTTAATGAACTGGCGCAACTTGCTGGTGTGTCTGGTAGCACTGCCGCTGTCTTTATTGATTGGAGTGTTAGCCCTCAACTGGTTAGGCCAGGGACTCAATACCATGACGCTCGGTGGACTCGCCGTGGCGATCGGGTCTGCTGTCGATGATGCGATCGTCGATGCCGAAAACGTCTACCGGGCTTTACGAGAAAATAAGTATTCTGCCCATCCTCGTCCCGTCTTAGAGGTAGTGCTGGAGGGCTGTCAGGAAGTTCGGGACTCGGTGTTTGGAGCCACGATTATTACCGTCGTGGTCTTCTCGCCTGTGTTTGCATTGGGTGGTGTAGAGGGCAGCATTTTCATCCCAATGGGCTTGGGTTACATGGTGGCGGTACTGGCATCGAGCGTCACGGCACTGACCGTTACCCCTGCCCTATGCGCGATCCTGCTACCACACGGACACTTACCCGAAACGGAACCCTGGGTTGCTCGGTTCTTCAAAGGTTTGTATCAACCCATCCTGGATTTTTCGTTGCGTCGCTCTCGACTCATTCTGGCGATCGCCGCTTCAACCCTCGTCGCTGCCCTGATTATCGTGCCGTCGCTCGGACGGGAGTTCCTGCCAGAATTCCAGGAAGAAAATCTGGTGAATACCTTAATGCTCTATCCTGGCTCATCTCTAGAAGCGACCAATAGTGCTGGGTTTGCCATTCAAGATGCCCTCAAGGATGATCCTCGCTTTCGCTATGTGCAGTTGCGTTCCGGTCGTGCCCCTGGAGACAGTGATGCGGCGGCGGTGAATACCGCTCACCTGGATGTGGATTTAAGTGAAGAAGGACTGAAAGACCGCGAGGGCAGTATTGAGAAACTGCGAGAAGAGTTTGCCAAATTGCCGGGAGTGGCTCCTAATATCGGCGGATTTATCTCTCACCGAATGGATGAGGTGCTTTCGGGCGTGCGGAGTGCGATCGCTGTGAAAATCTTCGGTCCCGATTTGGAGCAACTGCGCTCTCTGGGGCAGGAAGTGGAAGCGATCATGCAAACCGTTGAAGGTGTTGTTGATCTGCAACTGGAACCCCAAATTCCCATCGAGCAAATTCAAATTCAGTTCGATCGGGCTGCGGCAGGTCGTTATGGATTAACCGTGGGTGAACTGTCGAACACGATTGAGACGGCTCTCAATGGCAGAGTTGTCTCTCAGGTTTTGGAGCAGCAACAAACCTTTGACCTGGTGGTGTGGTTAGAACCGGAAGCGAGAAACAATCTCGATACGATCGGTAATTTACTGATTGACACCCCTACAGGGCAGAAAATTCCTTTAGCGCAGGTCGCGCAAATTCGCACCGGGACAGGCCCGAATACGATTAACCGGGAAAATGTGTCCCGCTTGATCGTGGTTGCCGCTAATGCAGATGGGCGGGACGTGCGATCGGTGGTCAATGAAATCCGCTCGAAAGTAGCAGAGCAAGTTCAGTTTCCGGCGGGATACTTTCCCCAATACGGTGGGCAGTTTGAGGCAGAAGAACGGGCGACACAAAATATTCTGGTGTTTAGCGCGATCGCCTTCGTGGTCATCACCGTGATCATGTATCTCTCCGTTAAATCCGTCGCTTCCACTGCCATGATCATGATCAACCTGCCTCTGGCGTTAGTGGGTGGAGTGTTTTCCGTTGCATTAACAGGCGGAGTCATTTCGGTTGCTTCGCTGGTGGGATTTGTCACCTTGTTTGGTGTGGCAACGCGAAATGGGCTGCTGTTAGTCGATAACTACAACACCAAATTTGCTCAGGGAGTCCCGCTTCGACAAGCGTTGGTTAAAGGGTCAATGGAGCGGCTCAACGCCATTCTCATGACTGCCTTTACCTCTGCATTAGGATTATTGCCTCTCGTCATCTCAGGCGGCCCCGGAAAAGAAATTTTACAGCCTCTGTCGATCGTCGTTCTGGGTGGTCTGTTCACCTCCACCGCCTTAACGCTGATGGTGCTACCCGCCCTCTATGCCCGATTCGGTAAACTGTTAATGCCCAAGTCCAATCCATCGCAGTCTGTTCAACCCGCTTTCTCAGAAGAAATCACATCCCATGCGCGTTCTATTGGTTGA
- the rppB gene encoding two-component system sensor histidine kinase RppB: MKHNKVFHTTRLRLAGLYAGTMGFILTLCAVGFYEVMAHSHVSELDHRIESVAGTLHDGLEASLQQPGKLEPIVQKFIPSLCVAGTTCTYKSTAVHYLGVFQEHGYYIRFVALSGQLLASAGEITTDLPVRVETEPWQTLEAPDGTRYKQLSLLLKTANQDAWGYMQVGRSLSDIDGHMVWVRLILLIGLPTAMLLVVIASWWIAGQAMKPVYSSYRQMQQFTADAAHELRTPLAAIQANLESTLTPEATDADAWDTLRTVERQNNRLSRLVHDLLLLSRMDLQGFSAKQESCNLHDLVNDLVEEFSALALASNIALTADIQTNTPITVLGSEEQLYRLVANLITNAIQYTSSGGKVIVHLKRDDHHALIQVQDTGIGIPSQEQARIFDRFYRVNSDRSRHTGGAGLGLAIAQAIAQAHRGTIRVESQLTNGSTFTVQLPLK; encoded by the coding sequence ATGAAGCATAACAAGGTTTTCCATACCACTCGACTGCGTTTAGCAGGGCTGTATGCCGGGACGATGGGATTTATTCTCACGCTGTGTGCCGTCGGTTTCTACGAAGTAATGGCCCATAGCCACGTCTCTGAGTTAGATCACCGCATTGAGTCGGTCGCTGGCACATTGCACGATGGGCTGGAAGCTTCATTGCAGCAACCGGGTAAGCTAGAACCGATCGTGCAAAAGTTTATTCCATCGCTTTGTGTTGCTGGAACAACTTGTACCTACAAATCCACCGCCGTTCACTATTTAGGAGTCTTTCAAGAACACGGTTATTACATTCGCTTTGTTGCCCTATCGGGGCAGTTGTTAGCCAGTGCAGGGGAAATCACAACAGACCTACCTGTGCGTGTTGAAACAGAACCCTGGCAAACTTTAGAAGCCCCTGATGGAACTCGTTATAAGCAACTTTCTCTACTGCTGAAAACGGCTAACCAAGATGCCTGGGGATATATGCAGGTGGGGCGATCGCTCTCTGACATTGATGGACACATGGTTTGGGTCAGATTGATTCTACTGATTGGCTTGCCTACTGCCATGCTGCTTGTAGTGATTGCCAGTTGGTGGATTGCTGGACAAGCCATGAAACCTGTGTACAGTTCCTATCGCCAAATGCAGCAGTTTACCGCCGATGCAGCCCATGAACTTCGCACACCACTAGCCGCAATTCAGGCTAATTTAGAATCGACGCTGACCCCAGAGGCGACCGATGCAGATGCCTGGGATACACTGCGTACAGTTGAACGCCAAAACAACCGCTTATCCCGACTGGTTCACGATCTGCTACTGCTCTCGCGGATGGATTTACAGGGATTTTCTGCCAAACAGGAGTCTTGTAATCTGCATGATTTAGTAAATGATTTAGTCGAAGAGTTTTCGGCACTCGCGCTTGCTTCAAATATTGCACTCACCGCAGACATTCAGACAAACACACCAATTACAGTATTGGGCAGTGAGGAGCAACTCTATCGCTTAGTTGCCAATCTCATCACGAATGCGATTCAATACACTTCCAGTGGTGGTAAGGTCATCGTTCACCTCAAGCGAGACGATCATCATGCACTGATTCAGGTGCAAGATACTGGAATCGGGATTCCCTCCCAAGAGCAAGCGCGGATCTTCGACCGCTTCTATCGTGTGAATAGCGATCGCTCCCGCCATACGGGAGGAGCAGGATTAGGGTTAGCCATTGCCCAGGCGATCGCTCAAGCGCATCGTGGAACCATTCGAGTCGAAAGCCAGCTAACCAACGGAAGTACATTTACCGTTCAACTCCCTTTGAAGTGA
- a CDS encoding M23 family metallopeptidase: MPHLPVSSLVDSATTLPAATSQSYYVAHGGNSPAINYHNVNPTQQYALDVVKLNALGTRANGLYPRSLTNYAIWGEPLYSPCNGTIRETRNDLPDLIPPQTDSQNPAGNHILIQCRGADILMAHLQRGSLMVQTGETVKVGQAIAKVGNSGNTSEPHLHIHARRENTGPSLLEGEGIPITFDGRFLVRNSLFVGKPASENSHVSS; encoded by the coding sequence ATGCCTCATCTGCCTGTCAGTAGCCTGGTAGATAGCGCGACAACCCTACCAGCCGCAACGAGTCAATCTTACTATGTCGCTCATGGCGGCAACAGCCCTGCCATCAATTATCACAATGTCAATCCGACTCAGCAATATGCACTGGATGTAGTCAAGCTAAACGCTTTAGGAACCAGAGCCAATGGACTTTATCCGCGATCGCTAACAAACTATGCCATCTGGGGAGAACCACTCTACAGCCCTTGCAATGGCACGATCCGTGAGACAAGAAATGATTTGCCTGATCTGATTCCGCCGCAAACTGATTCTCAAAATCCTGCGGGCAATCATATTTTGATTCAATGCCGGGGGGCTGATATTTTGATGGCTCATCTTCAACGTGGCAGCCTCATGGTTCAAACCGGAGAGACAGTTAAGGTTGGACAGGCGATCGCCAAAGTTGGTAACTCTGGCAATACTAGCGAACCCCATCTACACATTCATGCTCGCAGAGAAAATACAGGTCCGTCACTTTTAGAGGGCGAAGGAATACCGATCACATTTGATGGCAGGTTTTTGGTGAGAAATAGTTTATTCGTAGGCAAACCTGCTTCTGAAAATTCTCATGTTTCGAGTTAG
- a CDS encoding MerR family DNA-binding protein: protein MLAQEELKRIGSVAKESGLPIKTIRYYDELGLLKTFGRTEGNYRLFSLDVFGRLRFIKRAQGLGLSLLEIKEFLEVHDQGDLPCEHIKVKLEDKLAQIEQQIQQLQILKQELNGLLSGWEAFPEHPEETICPIIERV, encoded by the coding sequence ATGCTAGCCCAGGAAGAGTTAAAACGGATTGGTTCAGTTGCTAAAGAAAGCGGACTGCCGATCAAGACAATTCGCTACTACGATGAGTTAGGGTTGCTCAAAACCTTTGGCAGAACAGAGGGCAACTATCGGCTATTTAGCCTGGATGTATTTGGTCGCTTACGATTCATCAAACGTGCTCAAGGTTTAGGTTTGAGCCTGTTAGAAATCAAAGAGTTTCTAGAAGTGCATGATCAAGGTGATTTACCGTGTGAGCATATCAAAGTGAAATTAGAGGACAAGCTTGCTCAGATCGAGCAGCAGATTCAACAATTACAGATTCTCAAACAGGAGTTGAACGGGCTTCTATCTGGTTGGGAAGCCTTCCCCGAACATCCTGAAGAAACAATTTGTCCGATTATTGAACGAGTTTAG
- a CDS encoding TetR/AcrR family transcriptional regulator, with product MSKNSKDQAAQSSVEAERSPQRYHHGDLRNALVQAGLEVLADEGISGLNLRKVARKAGVSEAAPYRHFEDKQALLVAIAQDGFQRLTAELQAVLEQTSEDVESQLLAIARAYVQFGLKHPALMREMFSGLMLTRSAYPDLESSADQCGLILCNIILRGQEQGIIQPGNSKAIFSVFWSTMHGLTMLLLEQQMQEVVDDPSRLEPLIQLSIHALCHGLCQSNTRSKSIST from the coding sequence ATGTCGAAAAACTCCAAGGATCAAGCTGCCCAATCGTCTGTCGAGGCAGAGCGATCGCCCCAGCGGTATCATCATGGTGATTTGCGGAATGCGCTGGTGCAGGCAGGGCTAGAAGTTCTGGCAGACGAGGGGATTAGTGGGCTAAACCTGCGGAAAGTTGCCCGTAAAGCAGGCGTGAGTGAGGCAGCCCCTTATCGCCATTTTGAGGATAAACAGGCACTTCTGGTGGCGATCGCTCAGGATGGATTTCAGCGGTTGACGGCTGAACTGCAAGCGGTTCTAGAGCAAACATCAGAGGATGTAGAATCTCAACTGCTGGCGATCGCCCGTGCCTATGTGCAGTTTGGCTTGAAACATCCGGCTTTGATGCGTGAGATGTTTAGTGGGTTAATGTTGACGCGATCGGCTTACCCTGACCTGGAGTCATCTGCGGATCAATGTGGTTTGATACTGTGCAACATCATCTTACGCGGACAAGAGCAAGGAATTATTCAACCGGGCAATTCTAAGGCAATCTTTTCAGTGTTTTGGTCAACGATGCACGGGTTAACGATGCTGTTGTTGGAGCAACAAATGCAGGAAGTCGTGGATGACCCAAGCCGCTTGGAACCATTGATTCAGCTGAGTATTCATGCTCTTTGTCATGGGTTGTGTCAATCCAATACTCGTTCAAAGTCTATCTCTACCTAA